Proteins from a single region of Styela clava chromosome 1, kaStyClav1.hap1.2, whole genome shotgun sequence:
- the LOC144419834 gene encoding uncharacterized protein LOC144419834 encodes MAFLLGIGEQDKALESNAELLQQMALLKYLQSNESSSASSTIYQWITAARIGNELYQRVSGKRKIEQFRAEFLAGVVSYLQKNPNASPKSQKTEIERLIGVFILQMKSL; translated from the coding sequence ATGGCTTTTTTGCTTGGCATTGGTGAACAAGATAAAGCTTTGGAGAGCAATgctgaattattgcaacaaatGGCATTGTTGAAGTATTTACAGTCTAATGAATCTTCGTCTGCCTCAAGTACAATATACCAGTGGATTACTGCAGCACGAATTGGTAATGAACTGTACCAGAGAGTTTCAGGAAAACGCAAGATTGAACAATTCAGAGCTGAATTTTTGGCAGGAGTTGTATCATATCTGCAGAAAAACCCAAATGCATCTCCCAAAAGTCAGAAGACAGAAATTGAAAGattaattggtgtttttatCCTGCAAATGAAGTCTTTATAA